The Chloroflexota bacterium nucleotide sequence GCGTTCGCTCATCCCGGTAGCGGGCGTCTGCGAACTCAGTGACCAGCCCCGTGTATATCCCAACCCCCATCCAATCCGATTCTACGAGGATGAAGGACGCGAAGATGGCTCCATGTAAGCTTCCAAGTCAACAAGAGAGGTAGGGGCCGTGCAATCTGTTCGTAAACACATCCTGGAGATCCTGAAAGAACGCGGGGGCGCTTCCGTAGCAGAACTCGCCGAGGAACTGGGGATGGCCCCGGTATCCGTCCGGCACCACCTCGATATCCTGCAAGGCCAAGGGCTGATCGCGGTATCCCATATGCGACGCCGCCGAAGCGTGGGACGGCCTCAGCAGATCTACACCCTGACCGAAGCTGCCCTGGATCATTTTCCCAATAACTTCCGAGAGTTGACCAACGAGATCCTGGAGGGGGTGAAGGAGGTCACCACTCCGGAGCAGCTTCGGGAGGTGTTCCGTCGGATCGCTTTGCGGACCGCCGAGGAGGCGCCGCCCCCTCGAGAGGGACAGAGCTTTGAGGAGCGGCTGTCGGAGATCGCCGCGTTCCTGGAGCGGAAGGGATACCTCCCGCGATGGGAACGGGACAGCGAGGGGCGTTACCTGTTCCACATCATCAACTGCCCCTACGCAGGGGTGTCGGAGAGGCATCCCGAGCTCTGCCAGATGGACGAGATGCTGGCCCAGACGCTGCTAGGCAGCGCGCCCAAACGCCTGTCCCGACTGGCGGACGGCGACCTCCGATGCACCTATCTCATCGAGCCNCCTCTGACAACGAGCGAGATGGGCACGACGGGCGCGATGTCTGATCGCGCCCACACATCAGGATAACCCTCCCATGCGCGATCAGTACGGGCGACGCATCCACTACATGCGCATCTCCCTGACGGATGCATGCAATCTGCGCTGCGTATACTGCATGCCGGAACACATCCGCTTCCGGCCGCGCGCGGAACTGCTGCAAGACGACGAGATCCTGACCCTGGTGCGGGCATCCGCCGAGCTAGGAGTGGACAAGATCCGTCTCACCGGCGGGGAGCCGACGGTCCGGGCCGGCGTCATCGAACTGGTGAGGCAGATCGCACAAGTGCCCGGCATCCGAGATCTCTCCATGACCACCAATGGCATCCTGCTCAGGGAGATGGCCGCCCCCCTGGCGGAGGCCGGGCTCACCCGCGTGAACATCAGCATCGACACCCTGGACCCCAAGAGATTCCATCACATCACCCGGTGGGGACGCCTGGAGGATGTGTGGGCAGGCATCGAGGCGGCCGAGGCCGCCGGGCTCACCCCGGTCAAACTGAATTGCGTGGTCACCCGCGGATATAACGACGACGAGGTGGTGGATCTGGCCCGCCTCACCCTGGACCACCCCTGGGAGGTGCGCTTCATCGAGCTCATGCCGTTGGGAGATGTGGCCGACTTCCAGTATGACGCCGTGGTCCCCATGCGGGAGACCATGGAGCGCATCACGGCCGAGCTGGGGCCGCTCCAGGAGGTCCCCGGATACGACGGGACCGATCCCTCACGGCCGTTCCGATTGGCGGGAGCCCAGGGTATCCTGGGATTCATCAGCTCGGTGACGGAGCCCTTCTGCGCCGGATGCGGCCGGATCCGGGTGACCGCGGATGGGAAGCTGCGGCTGTGCCTGCTGCGCGATGCGGAGGTGGATCTGCTCACCCCCATGCGGGCGGGCATCCGCTTCGATGAGCTGAAGGCGCTGATCCGCGACGCCGTATGGCGCAAGCCCTGGGGGCATGGCCTGCCAGAGGGGGTGGTCCCCCAGACACGCGTCATGTCTCAAATCGGCGGATAGGCGGCGCAGTGCCCAACAGGCGTATGTGACCCCAACGTTCCTAGAAGGGATAGAGGCGTGATTACGATAACGGAGATCGCAGCGCAGAAGCTACGAGAGGTCATGGAAGCGAAAGGAGTTCTGGAGACACACGCCCTGCGCGTATTCGTGGCGGGGGGAAGCTGCGGGGGCGTCCAGTACGGGATGGCATTCGACAGCCAACAGCGAGAGGACGACGAGGTCTACGAACAACACGGCGTGCGCATCCTGGTCGACCCTATGAGCCTCACCTACGTCGACGGGGCTCGCATCGATTACGAAGATCGCCTGATGGGAGGCGGATTCCACATCGAGAACCCTAACGCTGCGTCGGCCTGCGGCTGCGAGAGCAGCTCCCGTGCCGCTCGATCCCGCGCCGGGGGAGGCTCCGCCTCGTGCGGATGTCACTGACCCGCGCGCCCAGGCCAGCGGAGCATTCATAGGTTCTGAGCGAGCGCGATCGGCCGGACAGCCACGCCCGGCCGTCCGACAACGATCGGTAACCCTATCACTCTGATCTATACGAACGCCAGTTGTACTTTCCTAGCGAATAAGCACCGGTAGTGCATCCGTAGAGGAAAGACGTGCGGAGGGGCCTCCCTTCGCCAAAACACCACTTTTCAGCCTTGCACTTGAGGGGATGCACTGCCCAGACGTCATCCAGTTTGACATGGCAGGATCCAGCCGGGGCACCTGTGAACGGGGCGTGGCGTAGGAGCCGCGGGCGTCAACGTTACCAGGGGAGGCCTCGGCTTGTTTTGCTTACCGGCGAACCTCGTGGATAATGGAAGTGCCGCAAAGCGGTCCGGCACAGGTAGGAAGCAGGGAGGAAACCATGGTACAACGACGGGATATCCGCCAAGTTGCACCGTTCGTATATGAGATCCCCAAGACTTACCGCCCTGACATGCGCGTATCGGCGCGCCTGTACGCAGATGAATCGATCCTGGAGCGAGCGCTCGGGGACCGATCCCTGGACCAACTGGCCAACACGGCGACCCTGCCCGGGATCGTCGGCCACGCGCTGGCCATGCCGGACATCCACCAGGGGTATGGGTTTCCCATCGGTGGCGTTGTGGCCACCCGGGTATCAGACGGCGTGATCTCCCCCGGCGGCGTCGGCTATGACATCA carries:
- a CDS encoding iron-sulfur cluster assembly accessory protein — its product is MITITEIAAQKLREVMEAKGVLETHALRVFVAGGSCGGVQYGMAFDSQQREDDEVYEQHGVRILVDPMSLTYVDGARIDYEDRLMGGGFHIENPNAASACGCESSSRAARSRAGGGSASCGCH
- a CDS encoding helix-turn-helix domain-containing protein, whose amino-acid sequence is MQSVRKHILEILKERGGASVAELAEELGMAPVSVRHHLDILQGQGLIAVSHMRRRRSVGRPQQIYTLTEAALDHFPNNFRELTNEILEGVKEVTTPEQLREVFRRIALRTAEEAPPPREGQSFEERLSEIAAFLERKGYLPRWERDSEGRYLFHIINCPYAGVSERHPELCQMDEMLAQTLLGSAPKRLSRLADGDLRCTYLIEPPLTTSEMGTTGAMSDRAHTSG
- the moaA gene encoding GTP 3',8-cyclase MoaA, with translation MRDQYGRRIHYMRISLTDACNLRCVYCMPEHIRFRPRAELLQDDEILTLVRASAELGVDKIRLTGGEPTVRAGVIELVRQIAQVPGIRDLSMTTNGILLREMAAPLAEAGLTRVNISIDTLDPKRFHHITRWGRLEDVWAGIEAAEAAGLTPVKLNCVVTRGYNDDEVVDLARLTLDHPWEVRFIELMPLGDVADFQYDAVVPMRETMERITAELGPLQEVPGYDGTDPSRPFRLAGAQGILGFISSVTEPFCAGCGRIRVTADGKLRLCLLRDAEVDLLTPMRAGIRFDELKALIRDAVWRKPWGHGLPEGVVPQTRVMSQIGG